In one window of Rhinopithecus roxellana isolate Shanxi Qingling chromosome 15, ASM756505v1, whole genome shotgun sequence DNA:
- the PCNX3 gene encoding pecanex-like protein 3 isoform X3, whose product MGSQVLQILRQGVWASLTGGWFFDPHQSTFSNCFHLYVWIFLLIFPFLLYMVLPPSLMVAGVYCLVVAVIFAAIKTVNYRLHAMFDQGEIVEKRSSTMGELEEEPAQGDSNPPRDPGVEMTVFRKVSSTPPVRCSSQHSVFGFNQVSELLPRMEDSGPLRDIKELVREQGSNNVIVTSADREMLKLSSQEKLIGDLPQTPPGAVPDPSLPSTDSSEPSPLAGDGAPWSGSSMADTPMSPLLKGSLSQELSKSFLTLTRPDRALVRTSSRREQRRGAGGYQPLDRRGSGEPTPQKAGSSDSCFSGTDRETLSSFKSEKTNSTHLDSPPGGPAPEGSDTDPPSEAELPASPDAGVPSDDTLRSFDTVIGAGTPPGLAEPLLVVRPKDLALLRPSKQQPPLRRHSPPGRAPRRPLLEGGAFFEDEDTSEGSELSPASSLRSQRRYSTDSSSSTSCYSPESSRGAAGGPRKRRAPHGAEEGTAVPPKRPYGTQRTPSTASAKTHARVLSMDGAGGDVLRPPLAGSKAELEAQVGVEQAAGEPAVLPAEARRGPAANQPGWRGELQEEGAVGGAAEETGRRDRSSSVRRTQAIRRRHNAGSNPTPPASVMGSPPSLQEAQRGRAASHSRALTLPSALHFASSLLLTRAGANVHEACTFDDTSEGAVHYFYDESGVRRSYTFGLAGGGYENPVGQQGEQATNGVWDRHSHSSSFHSADVPEATGGLNLLQPRPVVLQGMQVRRVPLEIPEFDLLDQDSLHESQEQTLMEEAPPRAQHSYKYWLLPGRWTSVRYERLALLALLDRTRGVLENIFGVGLSSLVAFLGYLLLLKGFFTDIWVFQFCLVIASCQYSLLKSVQPDAASPMHGHNWVIAYSRPVYFCICCLLIWLLDALGSAQPFPPVSLYGLTLFSASFFFCARDVATVFTLCFPFVFLLGLLPQVNTCLMYLLEQIDMHGFGGTAATSPLTAVFSLSRSLLAAALLYGFCLGAIKTPWPEQHVPVLFSVFCGLLVALSYHLSRQSSDPTVLWSLIRSKLFPELEERSLETARAEPPDPLPDKMRQSVREVLHSDLVMCVVIVVLTFAISASTVFIALKSVLGFVLYALAGAVGFFTHYLLPQLRKQLPWFCLSQPVLKPLEYSQYEVRGAAQVMWFEKLYAGLQCVEKYLIYPAVVLNALTVDAHTVVSHPDKYCLYCRALLMTVAGLKLLRSAFCCPPQQYLTLAFTVLLFHFDYPRLSQGFLLDYFLMSLLCSKLWDLLYKLRFVLTYIAPWQITWGSAFHAFAQPFAVPHSAMLFVQALLSGLFSTPLNPLLGSAVFIMSYARPLKFWERDYNTKRVDHSNTRLVTQLDRNPGADDNNLNSIFYEHLARSLQHTLCGDLALGRWGNYGPGDCFVLASDYLNALVHLIEVGNGLVTFQLRGLEFRGTYCQQREVEAITEGVEEDEGCCCCEPGHLPRVLSFNAAFGQRWLAWEVTASKYVLEGYSISDNNAASMLQVFDLRKILITYYVKSIIYYVSRSPKLEAWLSHEGIAAALRPVRAPGYADSDPTFSLSVDEDYDLRLSGLSLPSFCAVHLEWIQYCASRRSQPVDQDWNSPLVTLCFGLCVLGRRALGTASHSMSASLEPFLYGLHALFKGDFRITSPRDEWVFADMDLLHRVVAPGVRMALKLHQDHFTSPDEYEEPAALYDAIAANEERLVISHEGDPAWRSAILSNTPSLLALRHVLDDASDEYKIIMLNRRHLSFRVIKVNRECVRGLWAGQQQELVFLRNRNPERGSIQNAKQALRNMINSSCDQPLGYPIYVSPLTTSLAGSHPQLRALWGGPISLGAIARWLLRSWERLHKGCGAGCNSGGNVDDSDCSGGGGLTSLSNNPPMAHPTPENTAGNGDQPLPPGPGWGPRPSLSGSGDGRPPPLLQWPPPRLPGPPPASPTPTEGPRTSRPPGPGLLSSEGPSGKWSLGGRKGLGGSDGEPASGSPKGGTPKSQAPLDLSLSLSLSPDVSTEASPPRAAQDIPCLDSSAPESGTPMGVPGDWPAPVEERESPAAQPLLEHQY is encoded by the exons ATGGGGTCGCAGGTGTTGCAGATCCTGCGCCAGGGGGTGTGGGCCTCGCTCACCGGCGGTTGGTTCTTCGACCCGCACCAGAGCACCTTCTCCAACTGCTTTCACCTCTATGTTTGGATCTTCCTGCTCATCTTTCCCTTCTTGCTGTACATG GTCTTGCCTCCCAGCTTGATGGTGGCCGGCGTGTACTGCCTTGTGGTGGCTGTCATCTTTGCTGCTATCAAGACCGTCAACTATCGGCTGCATGCCATGTTTGACCAGGGCGAGATCGTGGAGAAGCGCAGCTCTACCATGGGGGAGCTGGAGGAAGAGCCTGCCCAGGGGGACAGCAATCCACCCAG GGACCCCGGAGTGGAGATGACAGTGTTCCGGAAAGTCAGTTCCACACCCCCAGTGCGCTGCAGCTCCCAGCACTCTGTGTTTGGCTTCAACCAGGTCTCG GAGCTGCTGCCCCGAATGGAGGACTCTGGGCCCCTCAGAG ACATCAAGGAGCTGGTGCGGGAGCAGGGCAGCAACAATGTGATCGTGACCTCTGCCGACCGGGAGATGCTGAAGCTCAGCTCGCAGGAGAAACTGA TTGGAGACCTTCCCCAGACGCCTCCAGGGGCTGTCCCAGACCCCTCTCTTCCCAGTACAGACTCTTCAGAGCCTTCTCCCCTGGCTGGAGATGGAGCGCCCTGGAGCGGGAGCAGCATGGCTGACACTCCCATGAGCCCCCTCCTGAAGGGGAGCCTCAGCCAGGAGCTGAGCAAGAGCTTCCTGACCCTGACCCGGCCTGACCGGGCCCTGGTGAGGACCAGCAGTCGACGGGAGCAACGCAGGGGGGCAGGTGGCTATCAGCCCCTTGACCGGCGGGGCTCAGGGGAGCCCACGCCCCAGAAAGCGGGCTCCTCAGACTCTTGCTTCAGCGGTACTGATAGGGAGACATTGAGCAGCTTCAAGAGTGAGAAGACCAACTCCACCCATCTGGACAGCCCCCCAGGGGGGCCAGCCCCTGAGGGCAGCGACACAGACCCACCCTCTGAGGCTGAGCTGCCCGCCTCGCCAGACGCAGGGGTCCCCTCAGATGACACGCTGCGTTCCTTTGACACGGTCATTGGAGCAGGGACACCACCGGGCCTGGCTGAGCCGCTCCTGGTTGTGCGGCCCAAGGACTTGGCCCTGCTACGGCCTAGCAAACAGCAGCCACCCCTGCGAAGACACTCTCCACCTGGCCGGGCCCCTCGACGGCCCCTgcttgaaggtggggccttcTTTGAGGATGAAGACACCAGCGAGGGCAGTGAACTGAGTCCAGCCTCCAGTCTCCGATCGCAGCGCCGCTACAGTACTGACAGCTCCTCTTCTACTTCCTGCTACTCCCCTGAGAGCTCCCGGGGTGCAGCAGGGGGACCCCGGAAGCGGAGGGCCCCCCATGGGGCTGAGGAGGGAACTGCTGTGCCCCCCAAGCGGCCATATGGGACCCAGCGGACACCTAGTACCGCCAGCGCTAAAACACATGCCCGAGTGCTGAGCATGGATGGGGCTGGGGGTGATGTTCTGAGGCCCCCACTGGCTGGCTCCAAGGCTGAGCTGGAGGCCCAGGTTGGGGTGGAGCAGGCTGCTGGTGAGCCTGCTGTGCTGCCTGCTGAGGCCCGAAGGGGACCTGCTGCCAACCAGCCCGGCTGGCGGGGGGAGCTGCAGGAGGAAGGTGCCGTGGGGGGAG CAGCTGAGGAGACTGGCAGGCGGGACCGCTCAAGCAGTGTGAGGCGGACCCAGGCCATTCGGAGACGCCACAATGCAGGCAGCAACCCCACCCCTCCAGCCTCTGTCATGGGCTCGCCTCCCAG CCTGCAGGAGGCTCAGCGGGGCCGGGCTGCCTCTCACTCCCGGGCGCTGACTCTGCCCTCTGCGCTGCATTTCGCCTCTTCACTGTTGCTCACCCGGGCCGGTGCCAATGTGCATGAGGCCTGCACCTTTGATGACACCTCTGAGGGTGCTGTGCACTATTTCTACGATGAGAGCG GTGTGCGGCGCTCCTACACCTTTGGTCTGGCTGGAGGCGGCTACGAGAACCCTGTAGGGCAGCAAGGGGAGCAGGCAACTAATGGAGTCTG GGACCGACACTCACATTCCTCCAGCTTCCACTCAGCTGATGTCCCTGAGGCCACAGGTGGCCTGAACTTGCTGCAGCCGAGGCCTGTGGTTCTGCAGGGCATGCAGGTGCGCCGGGTGCCCCTGGAGATCCCGGAG TTTGACCTGCTGGACCAGGACTCCCTGCACGAATCCCAGGAGCAGACGCTGATGGAGGAAGCGCCACCCCGGGCCCAGCATAGCTATAAGTACTGGCTTCTCCCTGGCCGCTGGACCTCTGTGCGCTACGAGCGGCTTGCCTTGCTGGCTCTGCTGGACCG GACGCGAGGAGTGCTGGAGAACATCTTCGGCGTGGGCCTGAGCAGCCTTGTGGCCTTCCTGGGCTACCTGCTGCTGCTCAAGGGCTTCTTCACCGACATCTGGGTCTTCCAGTTCTGCCTGGTCATCGCCTCCTGCCAGTACTCCCTACTGAAG AGCGTCCAGCCTGATGCGGCGTCCCCCATGCAC GGCCACAACTGGGTGATCGCGTACAGCCGGCCTGTCTACTTCTGCATCTGCTGTCTGCTCATCTGGCTGCTGGACGCCCTGGGCTCAGCTCAGCCCTTCCCACCTGTCTCCCTCTATGGCCTCACGCTTTTCTCCGCCTCCTTCTTCTTCTGTGCCCGAGACGTGGCCACtg TGTTCACCCTGTGCTTCCCCTTCgtcttcctcctgggcctcctgccCCAGGTCAACACCTGCCTCATGTACCTGCTGGAGCAAATAGATATGCATGGCTTCGGGGGCACAG CCGCCACCAGCCCGCTCACGGCAGTCTTCAGCCTCTCCCGCAGCCTGCTGGCCGCTGCCCTGCTCTACGGCTTCTGCCTTGGGGCCATCAAG ACTCCGTGGCCAGAGCAGCACGTCCCTGTCCTCTTCTCAGTCTTCTGTGGCCTCCTGGTGGCGCTGTCCTACCACCTGAGCCGGCAGAGCAGCGACCCCACCGTGCTCTG GTCTCTGATCCGGAGCAAGCTCTTCCCTGAGCTGGAGGAGCGCAGCTTGGAGACAGCCCGGGCCGAGCCCCCGGACCCCTTGCCGGACAAGATGCGCCAGTCAGTG CGTGAGGTCTTGCACTCCGACCTGGTGATGTGTGTGGTTATCGTCGTGCTCACCTTCGCCATCAGTGCCAGCACCGTCTTTATTGCCCTGAAG TCGGTGCTGGGTTTCGTGTTGTACGCACTGGCTGGGGCCGTGGGCTTCTTCACACATTACTTGCTGCCACAACTCCGCAAACAGCTGCCCTGGTTCTGCCTGTCACAGCCTGTGCTGAAGCCGCTGGAGTACAGCCAGTATGAAGTGCGTG GTGCTGCCCAGGTGATGTGGTTTGAGAAGCTGTATGCTGGCCTGCAGTGCGTAGAGAAGTACCTCATCTACCCAGCCGTGGTGCTCAACGCCCTCACGGTGGATGCCCACACAGTCGTCAGCCACCCGGACAAGTACTGCCTCTA CTGCCGGGCGCTGCTGATGACCGTGGCTGGGCTGAAGCTGCTGCGCTCAGCCTTCTGCTGCCCTCCGCAGCAGTACCTGACGTTGGCCTTCACTGTCCTGCTCTTCCACTTCGACTACCCGCGCCTCTCCCAGGGCTTTCTGCTTGACTACTTCCTCATGTCCCTGCTTTGCAGCAAG CTGTGGGACCTGCTGTACAAGCTGCGTTTCGTGCTGACCTACATCGCGCcctggcagatcacctggggcTCGGCTTTCCACGCCTTTGCCCAGCCCTTTGCCGTGCCAC ACTCGGCCATGCTGTTCGTCCAGGCCCTGCTCTCGGGGCTCTTCTCCACACCTCTCAACCCGCTGCTGGGCAGCGCGGTCTTCATCATGTCCTATGCTCGGCCCCTCAAGTTCTGGGAGCGTGACTACAA CACTAAACGTGTGGATCATTCCAACACCCGCCTGGTCACACAGCTGGACCGGAACCCTG GCGCTGATGACAACAACCTCAACTCCATCTTCTATGAGCACCTGGCGCGTTCGCTGCAGCATACCCTGTGTGGGGACCTGGCGCTGGGCCGCTGGGGCAACTACGGCCCTGGCGACTGCTTCGTCCTGGCCTCCGACTACCTCAACGCTCTGGTGCACCTCATCGAGGTTGGCAATGGCCTCGTCACCTTCCAGCTGCGTGGCCTTGAGTTCCGGG GCACTTACTGCCAGCAGCGCGAGGTGGAGGCCATCACCGAGGGTGTGGAGGAGGACGAGGGCTGTTGCTGCTGCGAACCCGGCCACCTGCCACGGGTCCTGTCCTTCAATGCCGCCTTCGGGCAGCGCTGGCTGGCCTGGGAGGTGACAGCCAGCAAGTACGTGCTGGAGGGCTATAGCATCAGTGACAATAACGCTGCCTCCATGCTGCAGGTCTTCGACCTCCGCAAGATCCTCATCACCTACTACGTCAAG AGCATCATCTACTACGTGAGCCGCTCACCAAAGCTGGAGGCGTGGCTCAGCCACGAGGGCATCGCGGCAGCCCTGAGGCCTGTGCGGGCGCCCGGCTATGCTGACTCGGATCCCACCTTCTCTCTGAGTGTGGATGAGGACTATGACCTCCGCCTGTCTGGCCTCTCGCTGCCCTCCTTCTGCGCAGTGCACCTCGAGTGGATCCAGTACTGTGCCTCCCGGCGCAGCCAG CCCGTGGACCAGGATTGGAACTCCCCGCTGGTCACGCTGTGTTTTGGCCTGTGTGTGCTGGGCCGCCGGGCCCTGGGGACAGCCTCTCACAGCATGTCTGCAAG CCTGGAGCCCTTCCTCTACGGCCTGCACGCCCTGTTCAAGGGGGATTTTCGCATCACCTCCCCACGCGACGAGTGGGTCTTTGCCGACATGGACCTGCTTCACCGCGTTGTGGCGCCTGGGGTTCGCATGGCCCTCAAGCTTCAccag GACCACTTCACGTCCCCAGATGAATATGAGGAGCCAGCAGCCCTCTACGATGCCATTGCGGCCAACGAGGAGCGGCTGGTCATCTCACATGAGGGTGACCCGGCATGGCGCAGCGCCATCCTCAGCAACACGCCCTCCCTGCTGGCGCTGCGCCACGTCCTGGATGACGCCTCTGATGAGTACAAGATCATCATGCTCAACCGGCGCCACCTCAGCTTCCGAGTCATCAAG GTGAACCGGGAGTGCGTGCGTGGCCTGTGGGCCGGCCAGCAGCAGGAGCTGGTGTTCCTGCGCAACCGCAATCCTGAGCGCGGCAGCATCCAGAATGCCAAGCAGGCGCTTCGCAACATGATCAACTCCTCCTGTGACCAGCCGCTGGGCTACCCCATCTACGTGTCGCCTCTCACCACCTCGCTGGCTGGCAGCCACCCCCAGCTACGGGCGCTGTGGGGTGGCCCCATCAGCCTGGGTGCCATTGCCCGCTGGCTCCTGCGCAGCTGGGAGAG gcttCACAAGGGCTGTGGTGCCGGCTGCAATAGTGGCGGGAACGTGGATGATTCAGACTGTAGCGGGGGCGGTGGCCTGACCTCCCTCAGCAATAACCCCCCCATGGCACACCCCACGCCTGAGAACACGGCAG GCAATGGTGACCaacccctcccaccaggccctggctGGGGGCCGCGGCCCTCCCTGAGTGGCTCTGGTGATGGGCGGCCCCCACCTCTGCTGCAGTGGCCTCCCCCTCGGCTCCCTGGACCACCCCCTGCATCGCCTACCCCCACAGAGGGTCCCCGGACCTCACGGCCCCCTGGCCCTGGTCTCCTCAGTTCTGAGGGCCCCAGTGGGAAGTGGAGCCTGGGGGGCCGGAAGGGGCTGGGAGGATCTGATGGGGAGCCAGCCTCAGGTAGCCCCAAAGGAGGTACCCCCAAATCTCAG gcgCCTCTagacctcagcctcagcctcagcctcagcccggATGTCAGCACTGAGGCCTCACCCCCCAGAGCTGCCCAGGACATTCCTTGCTTGGACAGCAGTGCCCCTGAGAGTGGCACACCTATGGGTGTGCCGGGCGACTGGCCTGCCCCTGTCGAGGAGCGTGAGAGCCCGGCTGCCCAGCCCCTGCTGGAACACCAGTACTGA